A genomic stretch from Astatotilapia calliptera chromosome 4, fAstCal1.2, whole genome shotgun sequence includes:
- the LOC113019939 gene encoding submandibular gland secretory Glx-rich protein CA-like: DDDYEDLVSDDDHDYEEAGPNDKKSKEACVSVDCHRQDEEETSDEEETSDEENNYENVSPPSASVDNKEEEETSDEEETSDEENNYENVSPPSASVCNKEEEETSDEENNYKNVSPPSASVDNKEEEETSDEEETSDEENNYENVSPPSASVCNKEEEETSDEENNYKNVSPPSASVDNKEEEETSDEEETSDEENNYENVSPPSASVCNKEEEETSDEENNYKNVSPPSASVDNKEEEETSDEEETSDEENNYENVSLP, from the coding sequence gatgatgattatgaggACCTAGTGAGTGATGATGATCACGATTATGAGGAAGCAGGCCCAAATGACAAAAAGTCCAAGGAGGCCTGTGTGAGTGTAGACTGTCACAGACAAGATGAGGAAGAAACTAGTGATGAAGAGGAAACTAGTGATGAAGAAAACAACTATGAGAATGTATCCCCACCTTCAGCAAGTGTGGATAataaggaagaagaggaaactAGTGATGAAGAGGAAACTAGTGATGAAGAAAACAACTATGAGAATGTATCCCCGCCTTCAGCAAGTGTGTGTAataaggaagaagaggaaactAGTGATGAAGAAAACAACTATAAGAATGTGTCCCCGCCTTCAGCAAGTGTGGACAataaggaagaagaggaaactAGTGATGAAGAGGAAACTAGTGATGAAGAAAACAACTATGAGAATGTATCCCCGCCTTCAGCAAGTGTGTGTAataaggaagaagaggaaactAGTGATGAAGAAAACAACTATAAGAATGTGTCCCCGCCTTCAGCAAGTGTGGACAataaggaagaagaggaaactAGTGATGAAGAGGAAACTAGTGATGAAGAAAACAACTATGAGAATGTATCCCCGCCTTCAGCAAGTGTGTGTAataaggaagaagaggaaactAGTGATGAAGAAAACAACTATAAGAATGTGTCCCCGCCTTCAGCAAGTGTGGACAataaggaagaagaggaaactAGTGATGAAGAGGAAACTAGTGATGAAGAAAACAACTATGAGAATGTATCTTTACCATAA